The window AAACCGCCCCTGCGCGATCTTGCCCGCGCGCGCCATCTCGCCGATGAAGCGGAACCCGTCGATGAGCGCGTCGAGCAACTCGGTGCGGAAGCCGACGATCCGCAGGGCATCGTACCTAAGCTGCAGCTCAATCATGTCGAGATATAAATCCACATAACGCGGAAAGAGTCCGGTGTCTTCGGCGACGCGCACCTCGCAGCCGCTTGCTGACAGCAGCTTGGCGTAGCCCGCAATGTCCTGGACATTGGCGAACGTCATTATGCTTAGAAAGCGCTGGGCTTCGGAATCGGTTAGTCCCGCAGGGCCTTCAACCCAGTCGGTTAACGCAATCACGCCCCCGGGACGAACGATGCGCACCGCCTCCGCAATTAATTTTCGCTTGTCAGGGACGTAGCACCACGCATCTTCGCTCCAGACGAAATCCGCGCTGGCCGAAGGCAGGCCGCTTTGGCAGGCATCGGCGAGAACGAACCGGATTTTATCGTCCAGACCTTCTTCGTGGGTCAGCCGCCGCCCGCGCTCGACGATTGCTTCGGTTACATCCACGCCGACCATCGAGGCGACATTGCGAAAGCGCACCAGAAAGCGCATGTCCGCGCCGTTGCAGCAACAGAGATCGACCCCGTTCATCCCGGCCGCGACTCCGGCGCGATCCGCCAGGTCGATCGACGCCTTCATTCCTCCGATGTGAATTTGCTGCCCGAACATAAGTTGAAAGAGGTCGCCGGGCGCACTGCTATAAACGGAGACGACATCCGCCACCCCGACACCGGCTATGGACTTCATGATTTGCTCGCGGCGCCGGGCTTGCGGGCGCGGACGAAAGCGCTCATGAATTTGCCGTCCGCCATCTGCGCGAATTTCTCCAGGTCTGGATTTTGCGCAAGAAATCCCTGCGCGTCAGCCGCCGTGTAGATCCGCGTCGGTTCCACTTCGATCTGTTCGAATCCGGCCGCAGCGAGCTTCGATTGGTACTCCGACTCTTCCAGCGCCCCGGCGATGCATCCGGCCCACAACTCGACGCGGCGGCGAATCTCGCCGGGCATCTCACCGCGCACCACGATGTCCGAAACGGCGAATCGTCCTCCTGGTTTCAGCACGCGAAACGCTTCGCGCAGCACGCGATCCTTGTCGGCCGAGAGATTGATCACGCAGTTGGAGATGATCACATCCACCGAATTGGCGGGCAGCGGAATATGCTCGATCTCGCCTTTGAGGAATTCGACATTCTCGACGCCCGCTTTGCGCTGGTTATCGCGCGCAAGGGCGAGCATCTCGTCGGTCATGTCGAGCCCGTAGGCCTTGCCGGCAGGCCCCACTCTTCGCGCGGAGAGCAGCACGTCGATCCCGCCACCCGAGCCCAGGTCGAGCACGGTTTCACCCGGCTTGAGCTCGGCGAGCGCGGTCGGATTGCCGCATCCCAGCGACGCTGCAAGCGCCTGGGCGGGAATCGATGCGGTCTCGCCCTCGCGGTAGAGATTCGACGTGATTGGGTTTCCCGCGGGCGCCGCCGCGCCGCAGCATGAGCCGCCCTGATTGGAGACTCGCCGCGCGGCTTGCGCGTACTCTTCCCTGACCTTTTCCCTTATCGATTCATTACTCATCGTGACCTCCATGCCTGCCCGCTTTTTTACGGGATCGGCGATTAGCTGATAGCGAACGATCCGGCGATGCGCCGAGCGTCTGGTGAAGGTCGGCGCAACAGTCCTCGGTCATGAACCGGATCAACTTTGCGGATTTGGGCCAATTGACTGCGTAGTAGATGAATCGGCCCGCGCGATGCGCCGTGAGCAGCCCGCATCGGGTCAACGCGTCGAGGTGATGAGACAGCGTCGAACCCGGCATCCTGACCCGGCGCTTGATCTCGTCCACGCAGGTTCCCTCCGGTCCGGCGCGGACCAGCAGGCGGAAGATCTCGAGCCGGCCGGATTGTCCAAGCGCACTCAGTTGCGAGACAAATTCTTTCACTACGATGATTCTAGTATCATCGAAATATACG is drawn from Candidatus Binatus sp. and contains these coding sequences:
- a CDS encoding methyltransferase domain-containing protein, whose protein sequence is MKSIAGVGVADVVSVYSSAPGDLFQLMFGQQIHIGGMKASIDLADRAGVAAGMNGVDLCCCNGADMRFLVRFRNVASMVGVDVTEAIVERGRRLTHEEGLDDKIRFVLADACQSGLPSASADFVWSEDAWCYVPDKRKLIAEAVRIVRPGGVIALTDWVEGPAGLTDSEAQRFLSIMTFANVQDIAGYAKLLSASGCEVRVAEDTGLFPRYVDLYLDMIELQLRYDALRIVGFRTELLDALIDGFRFIGEMARAGKIAQGRFIARRI
- a CDS encoding arsenite methyltransferase; the encoded protein is MSNESIREKVREEYAQAARRVSNQGGSCCGAAAPAGNPITSNLYREGETASIPAQALAASLGCGNPTALAELKPGETVLDLGSGGGIDVLLSARRVGPAGKAYGLDMTDEMLALARDNQRKAGVENVEFLKGEIEHIPLPANSVDVIISNCVINLSADKDRVLREAFRVLKPGGRFAVSDIVVRGEMPGEIRRRVELWAGCIAGALEESEYQSKLAAAGFEQIEVEPTRIYTAADAQGFLAQNPDLEKFAQMADGKFMSAFVRARKPGAASKS
- a CDS encoding metalloregulator ArsR/SmtB family transcription factor, which codes for MKEFVSQLSALGQSGRLEIFRLLVRAGPEGTCVDEIKRRVRMPGSTLSHHLDALTRCGLLTAHRAGRFIYYAVNWPKSAKLIRFMTEDCCADLHQTLGASPDRSLSANRRSRKKAGRHGGHDE